Proteins from a genomic interval of Heteronotia binoei isolate CCM8104 ecotype False Entrance Well chromosome 7, APGP_CSIRO_Hbin_v1, whole genome shotgun sequence:
- the LOC132575566 gene encoding melanocortin receptor 4-like has translation MNFTYPYGVHQPLTYWNHSYGLHGGGTNRSMGKGYALEGCYEQLFVSPEVFVTLGFVSLLENVLVIAAIAKNKNLHSPMYFFICSLAVADMLVSVSNGSETIVITLLNNTDADAQGFTVSIDNIIDSVICSSLLASICSLLSIAVDRYFTIFYALQYH, from the coding sequence ATGAACTTCACCTATCCCTATGGCGTTCATCAGCCTCTGACCTACTGGAACCATAGCTATGGACTACACGGCGGAGGCACGAACAGGTCGATGGGGAAGGGTTACGCACTGGAGGGGTGCTACGAGCAACTTTTCGTCTCCCCCGAAGTGTTTGTCACCCTAGGCTTCGTCAGCTTGCTCGAGAACGTGCTGGTGATCGCGGCCATCGCCAAGAACAAGAACCTGCATTCGCCGATGTACTTTTTCATTTGCAGCTTGGCCGTGGCCGACATGCTCGTGAGCGTCTCGAACGGCTCGGAGACCATCGTCATCACCCTGCTGAACAACACCGACGCCGACGCGCAAGGCTTCACCGTGAGCATCGACAACATCATCGACTCGGTCATCTGCAGCTCCTTGCTGGCGTCCATTTGCAGCCTGCTCTCAATCGCCGTGGACAGATACTTCACGATATTTTACGCTCTCCAGTACCAC